The DNA window gttggCCATCAATGATCGACCCTTAGCTTTATGAATGGCAACCATAGGTATGTTTTTTAACATCGTAGTAACAATAGGGACACGTCCAATGATAAAGTTATATCCACTTAGTTCTCTCATAGCGGCTATTTTCACTCTTGGAGACTCATTCAAGTAAACTATATAATCCATTAAAAAATCAAAGTGTCAAAATCGATATATGGTATATATATAGCCATTGTTGTTCTTGTGTACGTGTAAAAGATGACACATATATAGAGACAGATCGAACAAAACAAGAGAGGAAAGCGtagaaaaatgatatttacCAGATAATCACCAGAAGCGTAACAATGAAATAGAAAGCATAATTACGAGTCATGACAAGAATTTTGCTAAGGCGGAGAAAGATATATATGAGAAAGATGTATTGTTAATTTTTTGCTTCATGAAAAGTAATGAATTTATAGGCTTCTTTTCCTCATACTTTTACCAATCTAATTTACAACTTTTTCTTGAACTAAGATATATAATTAGGTATCGATTGTTGTATCAATTTCATGCAAGAAAAAGGGGAGGGATAAGTGAGCACCTTTCTAGTAGGTCATCGTCATGGATTTGGATTTTACCTaggtattatatatatatatatatatatataagacgAATATAATGCCTTTGCTATGCACGTGGCTTACACATGGATCGTTTGGTAGGGGTGTATAATATAATAGGATGCATTTTGTAATacatttattaattatgttgaCATTAATTATGTTGAGTTattgtatattaaaaaaaatattacgcaatgcataatttttttttaaaattatatatttatctaCAAAAATAACCTTTAAGCTATTTGGAAGGATGAGGATAAGGTTTTGAGAGGCAATTGTGTTTATaatcatgctaatgcatgcattaaaaataCTTgcatttctaattatttgtcgTGTATTAGTTATAAATAGCCTAATACCAAATATAATGTGTAgttattagttatacatatatataaaaaaatatacaaaataagatattaataatacataaaattaaaatgtgtaTGCATTCCATCTCACACTGTTCACATGTTTCAATTCGCTTCACCAACCATTgtttatgaaataataataaatattaagatatggtaaaaaatatttgagggagagagagattttatttttcttcggACTATTGTACACATAAGCATATATagctttttatttataaaaagaagaagagggagaaTTTGCTGCAAGGCTTTTCATAAAACACAGGCAAAGAAAGAATATATTTGAAGTCACTAGCTATgatatatctttctttaatttttattgtacaTGATATATCTGTCTTATAGATTGTATATTAATACTTATTTATGAAGGTTTAGTGCTATATTGTCCCCTTCTGCTTGTGTGTTGTATAGATTTTGGATGAAATAAAAGACTTGCGCTACTGAATACATaaaatttacattaaaaaaattgtttgagcTACTTACAACCTATCTACTTGAGCTACTTGTAAGTTGTCTGCTTGATTGCAAGTTTGATaaaattgttgtattgacttttCAAAAAGTTGCTTGATAGCTATCTGCTTGAGTTACTTACAAGTTGCTTTCTTGATTCAAACTTATCTAAAAAGCTTATGTATTTAATTGGACAATCACAATACAATTAGATGTTTATTACTCATAAATATTATGCTTCCTTAAAATTTTactagaaaaaaatttaataaaataaattctaatgcaaaaaaaaaaaagagcacaTATTTGATAGATTTGAATATTAAATCATGtgttttattattgaaattcgcaaaaaaaaattattcacttCAACTTCATTCAAATGTAGCTAAAGTTTAGCCAAATATATACCTTGATCACATGCATCAAGCGAAAATATTCAGCTACACGTTAGCCACACATTACTGAAAatattcaaatacaaattttcaactttaatCGTGTACATCTAATGTTTCTGAATAAGGTAAACTTATACTATAATTTTTAACCACCTCAAAACAAGTCTTCCATAAGCAAATTAATAATCATAGAGTTTATTACGTACAAAATTAGTAGCACAAATACTGCAAGAGGAGCATAGTTATAGGCCAACCCAGCCCATATTGATAAATATACATTACATCCTACATTGTCCGACCTCTATTATAACTAGAAGTAGAACTTAAGTCGTTTTATTTTTTCCCATAAAAAAAGCTTAAAGACATTAAACTACACAAACATTTACTCATATATTTAGAACTTAGAagtaatataaatcatattGTGTTGGCCATCGACGATCGACGATCCTTTAGGAGTGGCAGCCGTAAGTAAGTTTAATAACATCATAGTAACAACGGGGACATGTCCTATCGAAGCAATCACTCTTCTGTCGACAGTATCCACCACAACCACCCATCAATTTATAACCATTCAGTTTTGATTTCAAATCTGTTATAGTCTGCGACAAGTCTCTTGCAGCAATTACTTTCACATTTGGAGACTTTGCCAAATAAACTATATTccatcaacaaaaaaaataatcaagtgtCAAAATCAATATTGTCATGGTATCATTTTTGCTCGAAcgttaaaaaattacactgtataatAAAAAGGGAGGGAAGTGTAGTAAAAGATCATTACCAGATATCACAATAAGTGCAACAGCGAAATAGAAAGCGTAATTTCGAGCCATAACAATATAGACTATAGTATTACGTACTAACTAAGATGGatagagagagaggagagaatTATGTAATGTTATTGTAGCGCAATTTTTTTGCTTCATGAAAGGCAATGAATTTATAGGCATCTCTCCCTCATATTTCTGTCTATCTAAATATTGGGTAACGTTAGGCCCATGAGGGGATTGAGGTGTCTCGGGTCGCAGAGGCGGAACCAAGATTAGGAGTTAGGAGGTTCTACATTTTAGGACAGAAGGTTAGAATATtgcaaaacatgttttttttttaagaaactattGTTAATAGTGGATTTGTCTGAACTCCCGAACGCCTACTTAGCTGTGTCCCTATTGGATCGATCTAGTCATGATCGAACATAATGCTTTCTTTGTGGACTTattagttaagaaataaagttatACATTTACtatcaattatatttttaatatatagtaataagCGATTGATCCTAACATTAAATTTACAGCTGTCTTTAACGAAGCTATATAATTAGGCACCAATATTTGTTGAATCAATTATATGCAAGAAAAAGGAGAGGATAAGTCTGGATATTGAGCACATTTTTAGTAGAGTCTCCTTCCACTTTTAATCTCTCAAAGGGACATATGCTAGTAGTGGTCATCGTCATAGATTTGGATTTAACTAGATTTATAGAATAActacaaatataataatacCTTTGATATAAAAGTGGCTTAGGCTCTTTCTCCGTTTTACTTTCCATTTCACAATATGCACATGTTCAATTCACTTCACCTAATAAAACtgtttacaaaatatatatttattcaagGAACTTTTTCCATTTCACACTATTTGACCTGTTTGAATGAGCTTATAAAAAGTAACTTATaagtcaaaagttaaaagtGACAAGTAGATGATATTCTACTTTGTATCTTTGacttatttttgaattttttgaccTAAAAATAAGTGCTTAAAAATACTTTATAACCTTATCAAACACGtctaaaactttaaaaatttacTTAAAAGTTGAAAGCACTATTAAGTAATCTACAAAGAAAGAAGGAGGAAGGACAAATCAACCAAAAATACTATTCCTCATCGGTAAGTATTTTGCGACACCCTTTCGGTACGCACATCGTCTAGAGCCAGTGGTCGTGCCAGCAattcttccaaaagtcttttggGTAATTAAAAATTGAGAATATACTATGAACCAATCTCAGCCTATTAATGTTGAAACCTATACGGATGTCACACAACTAGTTATTGGGCTGAGAAGAAGCAATAAAATTGGAAGGTCTTTGCATAGGTTGATTTGGGATCCAGACTCAATTAACAACTAGTTAAAGGATGATGGATGAGAAAGAACGGTTTAGGCaaattgttaagaaaaatgTCTAGCTCTCTCATCCCCTTTCTTAGAGTTTAAGCTTCTCATCTTCCTTCTAGTTATCTTTTTCAGTAGTTTCTTTGCTTTACTAGTTCATTATTGTTCTGCAATTTCCTTGTTAGTTCCATTTTCTATTGTAACTGTCAGTTTAGTGataataatatttgaatgtTTCTATTGTGAAATTGGAGTTGTTACAGAAAAAACAACACAAATTGGACCCAAAatccaatatatttatccaGATTGAACCAACAACCCAAATTATTTATCTAATTGCCCCTTGTTCTATTCACCGAATCACTGTTGATACCATCAGAGTATATGGTATCTATATACTTTCATAGTatcaatcaataattaaacAGTCTTTTCACTGAAACACTGCCTCTGCCTTCTTGCTGCaatcaaagtatatatatactctaatgGTACCAATCAATAATTGAATAGTCTTTTCACTGAAATACTGTGTCTTCCTTCTTGATGCAatcaaaagtatatatatactctaatgGTATCAAGGAGTAACTGAGTAGTATTTTCACTGAAGCATTGTTTCTTCCTCTTTGATACCATCAATATATACTTCGATGGTATCGAGCGATCAACTTGAATTAGTAGTTAAAAATAAGAGGGAAAGATATAAAGTAAGGGAATAGCCGCTTATAAATAGTTTCCCTTTTTGAGATATACAAGAGTTCTTTTCCAATAAAAAATTGGTGGTGTGATCTATCTGGGCATTGCTATTTAATTTGCGTCCACTGTTCAAAAATAGAGAACATAATTAAATAGTTGTTCATTAAGAGAATAGTATGcaaatgtatatatttgtttCTCCCTTGTTTGCATATATATGGAactttgattaaatttaaatcgCGCACTACAAGGCCCATTCTAGGAATGTTGCTCTCAACAAATTTTTCTCCGCATTCAGAGTTCGAAtttgaaatctttaattaagGTTGAGCAGTCCCACTACCGCAACATAACCCATATTAATCCTTCCTAGAAACTTTAATCCTCTAACAAAATCAGTGAAAAACACTATTTTACAAACATCCACCAACAAACCTTATTCATTTTGCAATAATATTAATTGGTCCAAATCCAATCATATTTTGGATATATATACTGAGGCGGATCCACCCTATAGGGCGGCGTGCACGTGTACCggttaactttgaaaaaaatcatgtgtatAGATGTATGTCTATTTTGAGAATCTGACACAAATTAGGATATAATTAACCGTGCACTCATACAAGTATAGAGGAACCACCCATGAGACCTGAGTTTGAATATAGCTACAAtgctattttattatttttattttttaagtttgtcTTAGAGGTCATATTTAAGCTAAGGTAATATTGATGCACCTGAAATCTTCAAATCCTGGGTCcgccactatatatatatatatatatatatatatggtccGCATTCCCTCCTCATGAACCCAACTAATTAAGATAGCTATCTTTAGTAAACAGAAAACAAATCTTCCATAAAGCAAATTGATTATAGAGTTGCACTCCAAACGAAAAGTACAAATATTGTAGGCCAACACAAGTACTCATCTTGATAGATATTACATCGGACATTATCCTTgctctattattattataaggTAGAAGTAGAACTTAGTCGTTCTAttttttccattaaaaaaaaaaagaaagcttAAATGAGAAAAGGAAAACACACAAGCAAATTAAAGGCAATAAACCACACAAacatatttatagaaaataattcatattGTGTTGGCCATGAATAATGGATCCTTTACTAGTGGCAGCTGTAGGTATGTGCAAGAACATCGTAGATACAACGGGGACATGTCCGAGTATAACAATCACTGCCCTGTCGACAGGATCCACCACAACCACCCATCAAGTTATAACCATTCACTTTTGATTTCAAATCTCTTATAGTCCGCGATACGTCTCTCGCAGCATCTATTTTCACTTTCGTAGACTCATCCAAATAAACTaattgaaaatcaaataaaatattgttattcaaatgtataaaagataataaacatatatcaaataaaataaaaagatatataatgAGGCATAGaaatatataaatcatttaCCAGACATCACCAAAAGAGCAATAGTGAAATAGAAAGCGTAATTGCGAGCCATGACAACAATACTATTATTGctaagaagaaggagaaagttATAGACGTATAGGAGAATTATGTGTTATGGCAATGCAATATTTTGGTTCATGAAGGGCCATCATTTTATAGGCCCCTCTCCCCGATATTTCCTACCTTATCTAATTTACAACTTGTCCACAAATGTGTTATGTGTGTGGAGTGGGGGCTTCGCTTTTTTAAAGTGACTTATCCCTCCGTTTCAAATTGAGTGACctattttaaagatttaatatctcagatggtcactcaactttcaatagttcacttagaaagtcacttgACTTTGAGTTGTTCACTTCAAAAGTCacttaactttgttttataactaaaaagtcactcaactattatAGTTTACTTAAAAAGTCACGTaactattgatattttacttAAAAAGCCACCCaactaattttaattattttttttttattaaattttgtaaaatacaaaaaaaatattaactatttttttcttttaaataagatgcttatttgaattattttattgaattttgttgaagtataatttttcttttgacctactttattttttaaaaaaagggcaCTGTGCTgagtattttttattacttcttatcaattccaacttcttcttctttggatcatttttaacatatttaattCCAGTTATATAATTGCTAAAACATAAAAAGTTTTTTGTGGGGTCAATTGCTAcggtatgttttttttttaaaaaatatactaattaaataattcggattaacaaaataattagaataaatatcttattatttctttaaaaaatagtttaacataaaaataaatttcaatcaaattttatgaaaaaaatttaaattgattgagtgattttctaagtgaaatatcaatagttaAGTGACATTTTAAGTGAAACCTCAATAGTcaagtgacttttgagttatgaAACAACGTTGAATGACTTTCTAAGTGGACAACtcaaagttgaatgactttaaATTGAAcaattcaaagttgagtgaccatatgaGATATTAACTCCTATTTTATCACGAAATTTAAAAGAGTAAAGAAAACTTTTAGATTTTGTAGTCTAGaattaaaaattgtaaaatgttatttaattttgtgattttaaatatgtcatgtgaaAAGTTGAAACGCAGAAAAAAAACTAggtcaaacaaattgaaacaaagggagaaaaaagtaggtcaaacaaattgaaacttcTAGGTTTTGTTTTTCTTGACTTTTTCCGTCTAAAAAGGTGTTTAAAGCATTTTTGGTGTTTCCTaaacaatttcaaatatatatatattttttaaaaaaactacttaaaataaatcaatccaCACACTCACTTATATTTGATAGccttttaattttatgtacttcttacactttgtttggatcattgttagccattgtttcataatgtattgtattgtattctATTATATTGTACTGCATGGTAGATACAATGTTTGGCTAgactgtattgtttgttgttgtttaataacatttttattgtttggtttgactgTATCGtactatattgtaatttataaatttactaaaatatccttaattattctagggtaggaggtttgacaagaattaaataatatagggTAAAGGgtaaattatttgaattattttattgaattttgttgaagtataatttttctttttacctactttattttttttaaaaagggcaCTGTGCtgagttttttttattacttcttatcaattccaacttcttcttctttggatcatttttaacatatttaattCCAGTTATATAATTGCTAAAacataaaaagtttttttttgggtcaattGCTAcggtatgtttttttttaaaaaatatactaattaaataattcggattaacaaaataattagaataaatatcttattatttcttcaaaaaatagtttaacataaaaataaatttcaataaaattttatgaattttttaaaattgattgagtgactttctaagtgaaatatcaatagttaAGTGACATTCTAAGTGAAACCTCAATAGTCgggtgacttttgagttataaaacaacgttgagtgactttctaagtggaCAACtcaaagttgaatgactttaaATTGAAcaattcaaagttgagtgaccatatgaGATATTAACTCCTATTTTGAGTTATCACGAAATTTAAAAGAGTAAAGAAAACTTTTAGATTTTGTGGTCTAGaattaaaaattgtaaaatgttatttaattttgtgattttaaatatgtcattgaaAAGTTGAAACGCCAAAAAAACTAggtcaaacaaattgaaacaaagggagaaaaaaataggataaacaaattgaaacttcTAGGTTTTGTTTTTCTTGACTTTTTCCGTCTAAAAGagtgtttaaaaacatttttggtGTTTTCTAAACACTttcaaatactatttttttttaaaaaaaaaactacttaaaataaatcaatccaTACACTCACTTATATTTGATAGccttttaattttatgtacttcttacactttgtttggatcattgtGAGCCATTGttttataatgtattgtattgcattctattgtattgtactgtatggtagatacaatgtttggcaagactgtattgtttgttgttgtttaataacatttttattgtttggtttgactgTATCGtactatattgtaatttataaatttactaaaatatccttaattattctagggtaggaggtttgactagaattaaataatatagggtaaagggtaaaatagtattatgaaatattatgtaaggatataattagaaaaagaaattaagtaacaatggaaACACACCAAATCGGTTGTTCCAAAAATGGGAGTTTTTGTTGTTACGTAACaacgaaatttaacaatacaatacaatacattttaagtaacaatcaaaacaaacattgtaagTATGataacgatacaatacaatacaatgggtaGCAATGATTCAAACGTAGTGTTAGTAAAACAATCACTTTTACATATAAATTATCcaataaaatcattttcttctcATCAATTTGTAAATGGTCATAAGTTATATTGTTAGGAAGTTGAATGAATGAAGAGCAAAAATGGAGGATAAGTCCGGATGATGGGCAGCTTCCCTACCAGTCTCAGTGGAATGCTAGTGGGGGCTTCATACATTTGGAGTATTCATTCAAGTGGCTTACAtctcctttttttccttttccctttcACACTAAATATATTAAACACTAATATGCCAgatcaaaattcattattaattAAACGATGAGATAAAATCTttaaataattcatatataggattaacaaaataaaataaaatttatgaccTAATGGAAATATTTTTGTGCGTTTGATGGGCAAGGAAATTAGTTGAAAGTTTAGTTACACATACATTTTTGTGATAAAAGGGTTGTTGatatgaatatatttatttttatgaaatgatATTAAAGAGATTATTACAGTATCCATAATCCTTTTGTAAATTCTGTATATAAAGGGTAGCGCTGATATTAAGATTTTGCCGACATGCCAAAAATGAAAGAAGGCTTTGATTTCTTCTCTCTAATTTTTTCGGCTGTGAGTGTGAGTGTGACTCTCTCTACCTTACttattgttctttttcttcttagcTGAAAAGTGATAATGACTTGCATCTTTCTCGTTCATGAACTTAGATTTAGTgttaggggttgtttggtagagtgtattaagaaatataatgcatgtattaggtgtatgtattagtagtaccttgtttggtacattTTTTCATGCCATGTCTAACTAATGCAGGCATTAGTTATACGCTCtattgtgtattactaataccaaggAATTGTAGGTACTcaaataattacaaaactacccttaaagccttttcattttctttgttgtcataagtttttatttttatttttatttgcttttcGGTGTCTTTTAATTTCTTGGTGTCTTAATAGACTTTAtggccttttaaaaaaaaatctaatttcaatataatttaataaaaatttttaCTATTGTGacaataaatttgataaaaaaaattatttgccaattttcacaaaaatattttgactcaATAGTATAACTatttaatactatttttttttaaaaaaaaaagatgaagagtTAATGATATTTTAGCAAATAAatcttttttgatgttttagcaAAGAACTTTCTTGCAAAGGAAGTGTACAAATAACTAAAgtatgaagggtatttttgtaaacatatattatttaatagtaattatgcaagatttgttatttctaatacatcaaaccaaacaatttaTAAGAAATAATACTTGCATTACTAAAGCACGCACTACTAATGCACCCTATTTTGCATTGTTCTTATACACTCCACCaaaacgaccccttagtgttAGTGATAGTGGAGTAGTTCTACCAAtgataaacaaaatttaaattcatctcCCTAAATCAATTCAAAACATCAAAAATCGATTTTTTCTGTTCtattttggttttttatttaatcataaTACTGTACGCACGGtaataaaaacacattttaGCAGTAAAAAATACACACATAAGTAATTATCAAAAAGTCCTAAAGCCTTTCATTATCTAGTAAGACCTAGAAATTTCATGATGTTAGAATGTATGCATCCATTAATGATCACTACACCAGGTCCCTCTACAAACTGATAGTGcagaaaataaataactcaaggtaaatcaaacacaagagattttacgtggaaacccccTTACTCAAGGGAGGAGAAAACCATAACCTGTACCCACATGATTTCCATCCAAACTCCATTTAACTATAAAAAGGAGCAAAACTTCATATTACAAACTCTTGTAACCTAAGGATTGAACAAtaagtggcggagccagaatttaGATTGaggggtgtcaaaatataaagtagtatgcacacaaaaaattcaacaaaataaattttactaacAAAAGCAAAACATAATTACATTATTACAACCGTACTCGACGCAGTTTCATCTCTTGAAATGTTTTTACAATAGTATCattagaaatattaataaatacatctTTTTCTACATAAGGAACTAGACAACCGCTCAAAAACTCATCATTCATCCGATTCCGCAAGGCATTTTTAGTAAACTTCATTGCCGAAAAAGCTCTTTCAACGGATGCAGTGGCAACTGGTAAAAGCAAAACAAATTTCACTAAGCGGAATACAAGAGGAAAGTTTAGGTTCTTCTTTGTCTCAACTAATTTTCTTGAGAGATCACAAAGTCCATTAAAATTGGAGAACCTTTCATCCATATCACGAACATCAATAATGTAAGTGGCAAGTTGATTCTCAAGAGCACTCATACTAAACTCATCAAAGTCATCAGGATATAACTTAGTTGTTCTCATTATTTTTCTGATGTTAAAACTAGAAAATGAGTCAACTAGATTCAAACAAGCAACTCCATGAAGCAAATCAGTAGTCACCTCATTGAAATGATCATTGAGTTCTTGAAGCtgtcaatcaataatcttacaAAATACTTCAACACGATAATGATGTAAGACCGTATAGTCGGCAGGTTTACGCCTTGATCTTCCAGAATTAACATATGGCTTATCAAAATTAGGTAACAAAATGCTATACTTGATACAAAATGTGGATACCTTATTAATAAGTGCATCCCATCCATCATCTCTTAGCATTTGCAACCTTCTCTTTGCTACTTCAACCAGTAGCATAACATTTGCAATATCTTGTTCTTTCTTTTGCAAGGATTTATTGAGCTCATCTGTGATTCCTAAGCTATCTCTTATCAAATGCAGCATAAAAGCAATCTTAAATGTTTGACAAGTTTCGAGATATCCTGTAGCCTTAGCTTTTTCATCGGTAGAATATGCATCAACAACAAGTGcatcaagaacatcaacaatAGATCCaaatataagaataaaattGCTAAAAGATTTGTAGTGAGATCCCCAACGAGTATCACCGACTCTTATAAGACTAAGTTCTTGATGCAAACCGGTACCGGTTGTAAGTTCACCCATATCTAATGCCTcttgaattctttttttttttgaaaatctaaaaattcatcCATACGCTTAAAAGAAGCTCCCAACACATTCAAAACATTTGAAACCAATAATACAAGTTCTCCCACTTGAATACATTTTTTAGAAACTGCAACTAGAGTTAATTGAAGTTGATGAGCAAAACAATGAATAGAGTGAGCTGAGATACTTTCTTGCCTAATCAACATTTTAAGGCCATTCATCTCGCCTTGCATATTACTTGCCCCGTCATAACATTGTTCGCGCACATAGAATAGACTCAATGAATGTTGAGCAAGTACATTGACAATTGCCCCCTTTAAAGATGAACCACTAGTATCTTGAACATGTACAATATCAATCAATCGCTCCATCATAAATCCCCTTCGATCAACATATCGTAAAACGATAGCCATTTGCTCCTTACGTGACACATCAAAAGATTCATCAACCAATAAAGGAAAATAGTCACCATTTAATTCCTGGATAATAGCTTTGATGGTTTCTATCTTACATGCAGTGacaatatctttttgaatcATTGGAGAAGTCATTTGGTCATTCTGAGGAGCACGTTCCAATacataatcataaattttatcACAATGTTTCGCATACCATGagagaatttcaagaaaattaccTCTATTAAGTGATGATTTAGATTCATCATGATCCCGAAATGCAAATCCTTGATTCAAAAGAAGTCTTACTACATCAATTGAGGCTGACAAGCTAAGCCAATACTCATGCTTAACTTGATCAGATTGTCTCTCAAATGTAGATATAATAGACTTTTGTTGTCGCATTAGatcttcacttttcttttttgccTGATTATGAGTGCTATTCGACCCACCAATATGTTGCTTAAAACTTTTCTTCTTATTCCAACTCTTAAACCCTACAGTAGAAAATACTTCACCTCTACCTTGATGAATGTTATCATCtttaaacaaataacaattCAAACAATATGCTGCATCATTTGTTATACTTTATTCCAACCAATCATGATACTCTTTAAACTATTCAGGATTAAAACGACGCATATCTCCATAAAAGTATGTTTGAGGAAAAATATGATTCTCAGGTTGACAAGGACTTTGTCGGAGGTATGCTCTCCTAATTACATCACGATCATTTGGATGATAGTTCAAGATTGGAGTCCTTTTC is part of the Solanum stenotomum isolate F172 chromosome 8, ASM1918654v1, whole genome shotgun sequence genome and encodes:
- the LOC125873526 gene encoding uncharacterized protein LOC125873526, with product MGELTTGTGLHQELSLIRVGDTRWGSHYKSFSNFILIFGSIVDVLDALVVDAYSTDEKAKATGYLETCQTFKIAFMLHLIRDSLGITDELNKSLQKKEQDIANVMLLVEVAKRRLQMLRDDGWDALINKLQELNDHFNEVTTDLLHGVACLNLVDSFSSFNIRKIMRTTKLYPDDFDEFSMSALENQLATYIIDVRDMDERFSNFNGLCDLSRKLVETKKNLNFPLVFRLVKFVLLLPVATASVERAFSAMKFTKNALRNRMNDEFLSGCLVPYVEKDVFINISNDTIVKTFQEMKLRRVRL